GGGCCTCCACCATCAGCCCCTGGGCGGCGGTGGGCGGCGGGGTGCGCGCGGAGGGCTTGAGCCCGGGCGGCACCGCGCTGGGGGGCAGGGGCGGCGCGGGCGGCGTGGTGGGTTCGCCCGGGCGGGGGAAGCTCGCGACGGCGGCGGGGCGGCCGGGGCCCGCGACAGGGGGCGGCGTCGCCGGCCGGGGCGGGGTCGTGGCCGCCGGACGGGGGGCCGGAGCGGCCTCCTCCATCGCCTGGCCGCACAGCACGCAGGTGGCCGAGCGTGGCGGGTTGAAGCCGTCACAATTCGGGCAGACCACCGGGAGCGCGGACAGCAGAAGCTGAGACATGGGCAGAGGGCCAATCTAGGGGGGCGTGAAACGCCGGGTCAACGAAAGCCTCGGACCAATATCCAAGGCGCCCGGGCCTCCAGGACCCGGCGGGGCACGCGATGTTCCAGGGTAACGTTGCCCCTGCTGTTTGAGGCAGTTACGATTGTCACCGCCTCGATGATTCGCCTGAACGACATCCTGCAGCGGGTTGCGTCGTACCACCCGGACCCCGACCTGGACATCATCAAGAAGGCGTACGTCTACTCGGCCAAGGTCCATCAAGGGCAGCTCCGCAAGTCGGGAGAGCCCTACCTCATCCACCCGCTGGAGGTGGCGGGCATCCTGGCGGAGCTGAAGCTGGACGAAGCGTCCATCGTCACCGGCCTGCTCCACGACACCATCGAGGACACGCTCGCCACGGCGGAGGAGCTCACGGAGCTCTTCGGCCCGGAGGTCGCCCAGCTGGTGGACGGCGTGACGAAGCTGTCCAAGTTCTCCGCGTCCGCGACGCTCTCCCAGGAGGAGAAGCAGGCGGAGAACTTCCGCAAGATGATCATCGCGATGGCGCAGGACATCCGCGTCATCCTCGTGAAGCTGGCGGACCGCACGCACAACATGCGGACGCTGGATCACATGTCGGAAGAGAAGCAGGCCCGCATCGGACAGGAGACGCTGGACATCTACGCGCCCCTGGCCAACCGGCTGGGCATCTCCTGGATCAAGACGGAGCTGGAGGACCTGTCCTTCCGCTACGTGAAGCCCCAGGAGTTCTTCGCGCTGGAGGAGCAGCTCAACAAGCGCAAGAAGGAGCGCGAGGCGTACATCGAGGACACCTGCGACCTGATGCGCGCGAAGCTCCAGGAGCGCGGCCTCAAGGGCGACGTCAGCGGGCGCTTCAAGCACGTCTACAGCATCTGGAAGAAGATCAAGTCGCAGGGTATCGACTTCGATCAGATCCACGACATCATCGCGTTCCGCATCATCGCGCCGTCGGTGCCCTCCTGCTACGAGGCGCTGGGCATGGTGCACCAGATGTGGAAGCCGGTGCCCGGGCGCTTCAAGGACTTCATCGCCATCCCGAAGCCCAACATGTACCAGTCCCTGCACACCACGGTGATTGGTCCGTTGAGCGAGCGCGTGGAGGTGCAGATCCGCACCGCGGAGATGCACAAGATCGCGGAAGAGGGCATCGCCGCGCACTGGGCCTACAAGGAAGGCCGCGCGCCCATCTCCAAGGACGACGAGAAGTTCGCCTGGCTGCGCCAGCTGATGGAGTGGCAGCAGGACCTCAAGGACCCCAAGGAGTTCCTGGAGACGGTGAAGGTCGACCTCTTCACCGACGAAGTCTTCGTCTTCACGCCCAAGGGCGACGTGCGCAGCCTGCCGCGCGGCGCGACGCCGGTGGACTTCGCGTACGCCATCCACTCGGACGTGGGCGGCCGGTGCGTGGGCGCCAAGGTGAACGGGAAGATTGTTCCCCTGCGCTACAAGCTGAAGAACGGCGACACGGTGGAGGTGCTCACCAGCCCGCAGGCGCACCCGTCCAAGGACTGGCTCACCTTCGTCAAGACGAGCCGCGCGCAGCAGCGCATCCGCGGCTTCATCAAGCAGCAGCAGCGCGACAAGAGCCTGCAGCTGGGCCGTGAATTGGTGGAGCGCGAGTTCAAGCGCTTCCAGCTCAACTTCAACAAGCTGGTGCGCTCCGGCGAGGTGAAGAAGGTCGCCGAGGAGCTGGGCTTCCGCGTCGAGGACGACATGCTGGTCGCCATCGGCTACGGCAAGGTGACGCCGCAGCAGCTGGTGCAGCGAATCGTGCCGCAGGAGAAGCTGGCGCAGGCGGAGCCGCCTCCGCGGCCCACGGACGGCGGTGGGACGGGCAACGGCTCCGGGGCGAACGCCTCCATGCTGCCGGGCCTGTCGCGCATGACGGACCTGGCCAAGCGGCTGGTGGGGCGCAACAGCCGCAGCGGCGTCCAGATTGGCGGCGTGGACGACGTGCTGGTGCGCTTCGGGCGCTGTTGCAACCCCGTTCCCGGGGACCCCATCGCGGGGTTCATCACCCGGGGGCGGGGTGTGACGGTGCACACGGTGGGGTGTGAGAAGGCCCTGGCCACGGACCCCGAGCGGCGCGTGGACGTGTCCTGGGACGTGAAGGGCGACTTCAAGCGGCCCGTCACGCTGCGCGTGCTGACGGCGGACCGGCCGGGCCTGCTGGCGGACATCACCAACACGTTCTCCAAGAAGAGCGTCAACATCTCCCAGGCGAACTGCCGGGCCACCGGCGACGACCGGGCCGTCAATACCTTCGAGGTCACCATCTCCGACCTCAAGCAGCTGACGGACCTGATGCGCTCCATCGAGCGGTTGACGGGCGTCTACTCGGTCGAGCGAATCTAGCCCTGTCCTGTGCTACAGCCCGCGGCGGACCCGCGGCCCCCGTCCTCTTTGGGGGCCGCCTCAACGCGAGGTGTGCTGCATGGCGCGCAAGGCAATCCACTCCGACGACGCCCCCAAGGCGATTGGCCCCTACTCTCAGGCCGTGCAGGTGGACGCCGGGAAGATGACGTTCCTGTCCGGCCAGATTCCCCTGGACCCGAAGACGATGGAGCTGGTCCCCGGTGACGTCGTCGCGCAGGCCGAGCAGGTGATGAAGAACCTGCAGGCCGTGCTCGCCGCCAGCGGCCTGGACTTCAGCCACGTCGTGCGCTGCACCATCTTCCTCACCAACCTGGGTGACTTCGCCAAGGTGAACGAGGTGTACGCCCGCGCCTTCTCCGGCTCGCCGCCGGCCCGCGCCACCGTGCAGGTGTCCGCGTTGCCGCGCGGCTCCCAGGTGGAGATCGACGCCATCGCCATCTCCTGAAGAAGCCGCACCCCGGCCA
This DNA window, taken from Corallococcus coralloides DSM 2259, encodes the following:
- a CDS encoding RelA/SpoT family protein translates to MIRLNDILQRVASYHPDPDLDIIKKAYVYSAKVHQGQLRKSGEPYLIHPLEVAGILAELKLDEASIVTGLLHDTIEDTLATAEELTELFGPEVAQLVDGVTKLSKFSASATLSQEEKQAENFRKMIIAMAQDIRVILVKLADRTHNMRTLDHMSEEKQARIGQETLDIYAPLANRLGISWIKTELEDLSFRYVKPQEFFALEEQLNKRKKEREAYIEDTCDLMRAKLQERGLKGDVSGRFKHVYSIWKKIKSQGIDFDQIHDIIAFRIIAPSVPSCYEALGMVHQMWKPVPGRFKDFIAIPKPNMYQSLHTTVIGPLSERVEVQIRTAEMHKIAEEGIAAHWAYKEGRAPISKDDEKFAWLRQLMEWQQDLKDPKEFLETVKVDLFTDEVFVFTPKGDVRSLPRGATPVDFAYAIHSDVGGRCVGAKVNGKIVPLRYKLKNGDTVEVLTSPQAHPSKDWLTFVKTSRAQQRIRGFIKQQQRDKSLQLGRELVEREFKRFQLNFNKLVRSGEVKKVAEELGFRVEDDMLVAIGYGKVTPQQLVQRIVPQEKLAQAEPPPRPTDGGGTGNGSGANASMLPGLSRMTDLAKRLVGRNSRSGVQIGGVDDVLVRFGRCCNPVPGDPIAGFITRGRGVTVHTVGCEKALATDPERRVDVSWDVKGDFKRPVTLRVLTADRPGLLADITNTFSKKSVNISQANCRATGDDRAVNTFEVTISDLKQLTDLMRSIERLTGVYSVERI
- a CDS encoding RidA family protein gives rise to the protein MARKAIHSDDAPKAIGPYSQAVQVDAGKMTFLSGQIPLDPKTMELVPGDVVAQAEQVMKNLQAVLAASGLDFSHVVRCTIFLTNLGDFAKVNEVYARAFSGSPPARATVQVSALPRGSQVEIDAIAIS